The genomic segment ACTGTCAAAAAGTTGTACAGTTTCGGCGCCGGCATCGATTTGAGCCTGCAGATATGATGCCGTTCCTCGAGCGATGTGCGAAAGGAGTCGATTCCACGTGTCGGGATCCGATCGCATCAGCGCTTTCGTCTTTGCGAAGTTCTTCGAGGAACCCCCCTCGATGATATAAGACGCGACGGTATAAGGCGCGCCTGCGAAGCCGATGACGGGAATATCGGGCCGGAGCTCCTTGCGAACGAGCCGAATTGCGTCCGGTACGAATTTAAGGGTTTCCTTCGGGTTGGGATCGCGCAGACGTTTGAGATCGGCGCTGTTTGAAAAGGGATTGTGAATGACCGGTCCGTCGCCCTGGCTGAATTCCAACTGAAACCCCATCGGTTCTGTGATTAACAGGATATCGGCGAAAATGATGGCGGCGTCGGCACCGATCTTGTTCACCGCCGTGACGGTGGCCTCACAAACCAGATCGGGACGCTTGCAGAGTTCCAGGAATCCCACGTTGGAGCGCAAATCGCGGTACTCCTTCATATACCGGCCGATCTGTCGCATGAGCCAAATGGGCGTGAATGATGTGCGTTCGCCGCGACAAGCTTTAAGAAACGTGGATTCCTTCACGGGCGTTACGCCTATCAGAAGAGTCGGGCATTTTCATCTGATATCGACGGGCGGGTTGTCGCTGCGAATTTTGTAAAATTTACCTGGATTTTTTTTGCGACTTGTTATATGCGGGAATGAAAGGGCGTACTTCGTGGGGACGAAGTACAAAGTGAAGGGGAGCTGAAGGGGGACATCCAAACAGCTCTGAAATAAGAAGGTCGCTGTCAGGCGCAACGGCCCGGGCACGGGTCCGTTCACTTTGCGGCGATTCTTCCGCCGTCCAAAAGACGGAAACGCTTGGAAAAAGGGGGGATCCATGCGAAGGGGGAGGATTGCGACCGCAATCGTCGCATCGGTGTGTCTGGGTCATTCGTTCGTTCTGGCGTCCGATTCCACAACATTTGAAAAATCGAGGAAGTTTTTCAGTGCTTCAAACAAACTCGCGGGCGGACGGGAGACCGCCTACGAGAGAGCGTTCGTGGCCACGGCCCGCTACCTTGCAAGTTTGCGGGACGCCTACGGGTTCCAAAGCGATGTCGATTTCGCGGCCGTCGAGAGTGTCGAAATCGCCGGGCACTTTTGTTTTACGCACGCTCAGACCTATCGATCGATCGCCGTCTTAGGGGCCGCTTCCAAGATCTGTTTCAACCCGTTGGGTGATATCGAGGAAACCGGGGCTACGCTGTGCAAATCGGACTGCCTCAGCCATTCCACGGCGACGCCGCTAACGGATGCCGATGTGGTGGCCATTGCGGTCCAGGAGATGCAGAAAGTTCTCGGCGACCGATTGGGAAACATCGTAGACGTTTCGAAAGCGGAGGCGATTTGGGTGGAGGATCCCCAATCGACGGATAAAAGAGGGATCACGTTGGCGTATGCCGTCGAGATGGGTACGGAAAATCCGAAAGGCCGCTATCGGGCCTACATCCATGGGGCTTCTCGGAAACTGATGACGTACGAGAAGCGAATTTGGGAGATCACCGGTTACGGGAATGCCTACTTAATCGATCCGAACACGTCCAAAGGGGTAACGCCCGTGGAACTGACCAATCTGATCCGTTTCGAGCGCCTGGAAAGTCCGACACATTCGATTGTGAACGAAGACGGGCCCAATGTGTCGAAATCCGACGGAAAATACTATTTCACCGAGATCGATGCTCAATTGGATGAGGTTCAAGCCTATTACGCTTTAGACTTAGCGGTCAGCGGTCTTAAGAAGCTCGGCTATAACCCATTCGGCCTCATTCCGGTCGTCGTGCACTACGGCGATCGATATGACAACGCGTTCTACGACGGTCAAATGATCGCCCTGGGAGACGGGAACGGGACGATCCTCGATCTCGCGCGCGACAACTCCGTGACGATTCATGAGTACGGCCACGCCGTGGTCGACCATCTGGCCCACATTAAAATGATGTGGGATATCGGGGACGGCGGAGCCATTCACGAGGGGTACGGGGACTACTTCGCGTGTGCGCTGTTGAACGTGCCGTTCTTGGGGCGGGGTGTATTTACGGACGGTTCTCCTCTCCGAAAGTGCAACACCGATCTCGCGTACTCAACGCATGAGAATCCCGATCCGCACGAGGCGGGAAAAGTGTGGTCGGGAGCGTTGTGGGAGTTTCGCGAGCAGATGGGGCGACCAAGGGGAGATGGGGCCGGCGTGGCGGATCGAATCGCTCTTCAGGCACTCGGTCGAATTCAGTCCACCGGCAGAATGGGGACGACGCTTCTGATCGATACGTATCGAGCCGTGCAAGCGGCCGACCGCGCGCTATACCGCGGGCGCCATTTGAAGACGCTCGAAGATATTTTTCGGAGACGAGGGTTCTTGGAATGAGAACTATTTAGCAGCGGCTTTGGAGGAAAGGATTTTGTAAATCCCGGTTCCGCAGGTGCCGCAGTTGCCTTTAACCGCGGGGCGACCGTTTTTCATCTGAACGGTCTGCGGGTTGCTGACCGTGCGCTTGGCTTTGCATTTGACGCAATATGCTTCCAGAGTCTCGTCCGCCATGTCCTCTCCTTGAGAAGTCGGCATTTAACCGGGGTTCGTTTGATTGGTCAACCTATTCGCTAATGGAAGTTTCGGCTCTTGAGAGAAAATGTTTTGGAGCCGTCGTCGAAACGAAGAGGCCAGGCGTCGGAGGCGAGAATGCTGACCGCGAGACCGTCGCGTTGAAGGGCTCCTTCGATCAAAAGAAACGAGTGATGAAGCGTGCCTCGAAGGCGCTGATAATTCTTCGGGTCGACGGCGACGTTTACAAAACCGGTTTCATCTTCCAGCGTCAGAAAAACCATTCCGTGCGCCGTAGGGGGGCTTTGCCGGACGATGACCCATCCACCGGCGCGGGCTTTTTTCCCCGGCGTTTCACGCGTTAATTGATCGGCCGGGATGGCGCCGTATCGCTCCAACTGCTCGCGTACCAAAGCGGCGGGGTGGGCGAAGACGGAGACGCCGACCGCCTCGTAATCGGTCAAAACTCTTTCGGGAGGTGACAAGACGGGAAAATGCACCCTCGGTTCGGGGAGAGGGCGGTCTCCGTCCAATTCGGTGTGGCTTAAGAAAAGCGCCTCGAGTTTCCAGAGCGCCTGGCGGCGATCCAGGCCGAATGAGGAAAAAGCGTCGGCGGCGGCCAAATAAAAGAGCTGGGTTCGGTTGAGACCGGTTCGAACGAAAAAATCCTCCAGCGATGCAAACGGACGCGCCGTTCTTTTTGATATGATTTGATTCGCCGTCGTTCGGCTGATCGCCCGTACCAAACGAAATCCCAAACGGAGCGCCGGATGCTCGAGCGCGCAGTCCCATCCGGAGGAAGAAATATCGACGGGGCGGATTTCATGGTGGTGCCGGCGGAGGTCCTCGATCAGGGAATGAGGAGCGTAAAATCCCATCGGCTGGGAGTTCAGCAGGGCGCAGGTGAACGCGACGGGATAGTAACATTTCAAATAAGCGGAGGCGTAAACCAGCAGCGCGAAAGAGGCCGAGTGGGATTCCGGAAATCCGAATTCGCCGAAACTTTCGATCTGCTTGAAGATCTCAAGCGCATCGGCGTGAGCAATGCCGTTTTTTTTCAAGCCGCCGATCAGCCGATCGGCCAGCGAGAGAATACTTTTCGATCGCGACGTCCGCCAAATGCCCATGGCCCGGCGGAGTTGATCGGCCTCGCCGGCGCTGAAACCGGCCACGGCGACCGCCATTTTCATGACCTGTTCCTGGAAGAGAGGGACGCCGCAGGTTTTGGCTAAGATCGATTCAAGCGCCGGATGGGCGTAGCGAATTTTTTCTTCTCCTCGCCGGCGGCGCAAGAAAGGATGCACCATCCCGCCTTGAATCGGGCCGGGGCGGACGATGGCGACTTCGATGACGAGGTCGGGAAAGGTTCTCGGCTGAAGGCGGGGGAGCATCCCCATCTGCGCGCGCGATTCAACTTGAAAAACCCCCACCGTATCGGCCTGACAAATCATTTCATAAACAACCGGATCTTCGGGTGGAATTGCAGAAAGCGATAATGAACGCTTATCTGAGTTGTTGATCGAGTCGAAACATTTACGGAGAGCGGTGAGCATGCCGAGGCCAAGAATGTCGACCTTGAGCATTCCGACTGCAGCCAGGTCGTTCTTGTCCCATTGAATGATCGTGCGGTTGGGCATGGCGGCATTCTCGATGGGGACGCTTTCGATAAGTGGATCTTTGGTGAGGACAAATCCCCCCACATGGGTTCCCAAGTGCCGCGGGAATCCCCCAATTTGTGTGACCAGCGAAAGAAGTTGCTTGGAAAACGTGGCAGAAGAATTCACTCCGCGGTCTTTCAAGAACTGTTCGTTGATTTCTCCGTAATCGCGCCGGTGATAGGACGTTGCCAGGTTATTGGCCCGCTCGTGAGAAAGGCCGAGCGCTTTCGAAACCTCCCGCAGGGCGGAGCGTTCCCGGTAGCAGATGACTTCCGCCACCATGCCGGCCCGGTCGCGGCCGTAGCGTTGAAAGATGTACTGAATCACCTCTTCGCGCCGTTCATGTTCGAAATCGACGT from the Bdellovibrionota bacterium genome contains:
- the hemE gene encoding uroporphyrinogen decarboxylase produces the protein MKESTFLKACRGERTSFTPIWLMRQIGRYMKEYRDLRSNVGFLELCKRPDLVCEATVTAVNKIGADAAIIFADILLITEPMGFQLEFSQGDGPVIHNPFSNSADLKRLRDPNPKETLKFVPDAIRLVRKELRPDIPVIGFAGAPYTVASYIIEGGSSKNFAKTKALMRSDPDTWNRLLSHIARGTASYLQAQIDAGAETVQLFDSWVGSLSPEDYRTYVLPHSKTIFDALPSEFPTIHFGAGSGLLLEAMKEAGGSVIGVDFRISIADARKRLGDISVQGNLDPTVLLCPRDVIQKEAKKVLENAGTVGHIFNLGHGILPNTPEDNVRFLIDFVHETSAR
- a CDS encoding error-prone DNA polymerase, which translates into the protein MGTPAYAELRCKTNFSFLEGASHPEELVQRARELELSALAVTDRDGVYGVVRAHTAAKECGLPLIVGAEMTLNARGLKIPIVLLVTSRQGYANLCRLISTTKQAAPKGETFLRWEDLRSRSGDLLALSPPPYDAPTLEHLKEIFGARLFIALHRTLEASDIRRTVEAIEQSKQFSIPIVATNDVHYHAAGRQALHDVLTAIRHRTTVEKAGHLLFSNAERRLKSVREMAVLFSDRPEALRRSVELAEQCCFSLDELRYVYPDEFLPAGKTAHEFLSELTWGGAERTYASGIPDDVRRQLTHELRLIRELRFEDYFLTIWDIVRYARSRGILCQGRGSAANSAVCYVLGITAIDPVRMNLLFERFLSAERGEPPDIDVDFEHERREEVIQYIFQRYGRDRAGMVAEVICYRERSALREVSKALGLSHERANNLATSYHRRDYGEINEQFLKDRGVNSSATFSKQLLSLVTQIGGFPRHLGTHVGGFVLTKDPLIESVPIENAAMPNRTIIQWDKNDLAAVGMLKVDILGLGMLTALRKCFDSINNSDKRSLSLSAIPPEDPVVYEMICQADTVGVFQVESRAQMGMLPRLQPRTFPDLVIEVAIVRPGPIQGGMVHPFLRRRRGEEKIRYAHPALESILAKTCGVPLFQEQVMKMAVAVAGFSAGEADQLRRAMGIWRTSRSKSILSLADRLIGGLKKNGIAHADALEIFKQIESFGEFGFPESHSASFALLVYASAYLKCYYPVAFTCALLNSQPMGFYAPHSLIEDLRRHHHEIRPVDISSSGWDCALEHPALRLGFRLVRAISRTTANQIISKRTARPFASLEDFFVRTGLNRTQLFYLAAADAFSSFGLDRRQALWKLEALFLSHTELDGDRPLPEPRVHFPVLSPPERVLTDYEAVGVSVFAHPAALVREQLERYGAIPADQLTRETPGKKARAGGWVIVRQSPPTAHGMVFLTLEDETGFVNVAVDPKNYQRLRGTLHHSFLLIEGALQRDGLAVSILASDAWPLRFDDGSKTFSLKSRNFH
- a CDS encoding DUF5679 domain-containing protein, which encodes MADETLEAYCVKCKAKRTVSNPQTVQMKNGRPAVKGNCGTCGTGIYKILSSKAAAK